A part of Myxococcus landrumus genomic DNA contains:
- a CDS encoding glycosyltransferase family 2 protein translates to MAKADLIISIVNHSNPELLHDCLRTLFETTRDCTFEVWVVDNATDGRGVEAMRRDFPQVRWLFNTERKGFSANHNQVLKQAHGRYICIFNDDTIVHEGAFDALVRFMDENPRVGMAGARLLNADGTVQNCTFRPMSLSGQLFDLVFLPRPLHFLKRMDIDPAQYGHEEARVNWVLGACIVVREETLAEVGLLDEAMSPLGNTEDTDWCVRAWKAGWEVAFCPEAVITHLSSRSFRPSVTGPDKVRVELWRTRVAYFRKHHGRMQEWMLRAILVGTLPYNSLVLAQTLLRGRMALPEFRRQLATFLRISEMGLRARV, encoded by the coding sequence ATGGCGAAGGCAGACCTGATCATCTCCATTGTCAATCACAGCAATCCCGAGCTGCTGCACGACTGCCTGCGCACGCTCTTCGAGACGACGCGGGACTGCACCTTCGAGGTGTGGGTGGTGGACAACGCGACGGACGGGCGAGGCGTGGAGGCGATGCGCCGCGACTTCCCGCAGGTGCGTTGGTTGTTCAACACGGAGCGCAAGGGCTTCTCGGCGAATCACAACCAGGTGCTGAAGCAGGCGCACGGGCGCTACATCTGCATCTTCAACGACGACACCATCGTGCACGAGGGGGCGTTCGACGCGCTCGTGCGCTTCATGGACGAGAACCCGCGAGTGGGGATGGCGGGCGCGCGGCTGTTGAACGCGGATGGCACGGTGCAGAACTGCACCTTCCGCCCCATGTCCTTGTCGGGGCAGTTGTTTGACCTGGTGTTCCTGCCGCGCCCGCTGCACTTCCTGAAGCGGATGGACATCGACCCAGCGCAGTACGGGCATGAAGAGGCCCGGGTGAACTGGGTGTTGGGCGCCTGCATCGTCGTGCGGGAGGAGACGCTGGCGGAGGTGGGGCTGCTCGACGAGGCGATGTCGCCGTTGGGGAACACGGAAGACACGGACTGGTGTGTCCGGGCGTGGAAGGCGGGTTGGGAGGTGGCGTTCTGCCCGGAGGCGGTGATTACGCACCTGTCGAGCCGCTCGTTCCGTCCCTCCGTCACGGGCCCGGACAAGGTGCGGGTGGAGCTGTGGCGCACGCGGGTGGCGTACTTCCGCAAGCACCATGGCCGGATGCAGGAGTGGATGCTGCGCGCCATCCTGGTGGGGACGTTACCGTACAACTCGCTGGTGCTGGCGCAGACGTTGTTGCGAGGGCGGATGGCGC